The following proteins are co-located in the Castanea sativa cultivar Marrone di Chiusa Pesio chromosome 8, ASM4071231v1 genome:
- the LOC142606156 gene encoding uncharacterized protein LOC142606156: MLTIEGFNTKKILVDNGNSADIIYLPAFQQLKLDPGRLRPFDSPLVSFSGDRVYPKGIVTLTVTVGTYLRQLTRQLDFLVVDCPSSYNVIIGRPTLNRWKLATSTYCLKVKFPTENDVGEVKGDQVLAR, translated from the coding sequence ATGCTCACAATTGAGGGATTCAATACAAAGAAGATCCTCGTAGACAATGGTAATTCTGCAGATATCATCTACTTACCTGCCTTCCAGCAGCTGAAGTTAGATCCAGGAAGGCTGCGCCCATTTGActcccccctcgtcagcttcaGTGGAGACAGGGTGTACCCAAAGGGTATAGTGACGTTGACAGTAACAGTAGGGACCTACCTGAGGCAGTTGACCCGACAGTTGGACTTCTTGGTGGTAGATTGCCCATCATCCTACAATGTGATTATTGGAAGGCCCACGCTTAACCGGTGGAAGTTAGCCACGTCCACCTATTGCCTAAAGGTAAAATTTCCAACTGAGAATGATGTTGGAGAAGTAAAAGGAGATCAGGTCCTGGCTAGGTAA